The following proteins are encoded in a genomic region of Streptomyces lunaelactis:
- the glgB gene encoding 1,4-alpha-glucan branching enzyme gives MLSGAHHDPHGLLGAHSVRGGLELRVLRPYARAVTVLSKGLRAELHEDGDGFFSGVLPLRTAPEYQLLVAYGSDGDVDETVADSESEAEAEGTHEIEVQDPYRFLPSLGELDLHLIGEGRHEELWNALGAQPMAHQGVTGTRFTVWAPNARGVRVAGDFNYWDGTGYPMRSLGSTGVWELFLPGVSEGALYKFDITRPDGSHTMRADPMARRTEVPPANASIVTESHHVWHDEEWMAHRGDVPVHESPFSVYEVHLASWRPGLTYRQLAVQLPAYVKDLGFTHVELMPVAEHPFGGSWGYQVTGFYAPTSRMGTPDDFRFLVDALHRAGIGVLVDWVPAHFPKDDWALAEFDGRSLYEHEDPARAAHPDWGTLEFDYGRKEVRNFLVANATYWCEEFHIDGLRVDAVASMLYLDYSREHGEWTPNEHGGRENLDAVAFLQEMNATVYRRCPGVITVAEESTAWDGVTRATHHVGPGGFGGLGFGLKWNMGWMHDSLGYVSHEPVHRKFHHNEMTFSMVYAYSENYVLPISHDEVVHGKQALVSKMPGDWWQQRANHRAYLGFMWAHPGKQLLFMGQEFAQGAEWSEGHGPDWWLLDPSYSAEADHRGVRHLVGDLNAVYGATPALWQRDTEPEGFAWVDGDAAEDNVFAFLRYDASGTPLLAISHFSPVVRHEYRLGVPDSVQAWTEVLNTDAARYGGSDVLNPDPLKPESVPSHGRRASIQLTLPPLATLWLRPA, from the coding sequence CTGCTGAGCGGCGCCCACCACGATCCGCACGGGCTGCTCGGCGCGCACTCGGTGCGGGGCGGCCTCGAGCTGCGCGTGCTGCGCCCGTACGCGCGGGCGGTGACCGTGCTCTCCAAGGGGCTGCGGGCCGAGCTGCACGAGGACGGCGACGGGTTCTTCTCGGGGGTGCTGCCGCTGCGTACGGCCCCGGAGTACCAGCTGCTGGTCGCCTACGGCAGCGACGGCGACGTTGACGAGACCGTGGCCGACAGTGAGTCCGAGGCCGAGGCCGAGGGCACGCACGAGATCGAGGTGCAGGACCCGTACCGCTTCCTGCCCTCTCTCGGCGAGCTCGATCTGCACCTGATCGGCGAGGGCCGGCACGAGGAGCTGTGGAACGCGCTCGGTGCCCAGCCGATGGCGCACCAGGGCGTCACCGGCACCCGGTTCACCGTCTGGGCGCCCAACGCCCGCGGGGTGCGGGTCGCCGGCGACTTCAACTACTGGGACGGCACCGGGTATCCGATGCGCTCGCTCGGCTCGACGGGCGTCTGGGAGCTGTTCCTCCCGGGGGTGAGCGAGGGCGCGCTCTACAAGTTCGACATCACCCGCCCCGACGGCTCGCACACTATGCGCGCCGACCCGATGGCGCGGCGCACCGAGGTGCCGCCCGCCAACGCCTCGATCGTGACCGAGTCCCACCATGTGTGGCACGACGAGGAGTGGATGGCACACCGCGGCGACGTGCCCGTGCACGAGTCGCCCTTCTCCGTCTACGAGGTGCACCTCGCGTCCTGGCGGCCGGGACTGACCTACCGCCAGCTGGCCGTCCAACTACCGGCGTACGTCAAGGACCTGGGCTTCACCCATGTCGAGCTGATGCCGGTCGCCGAGCATCCCTTCGGCGGCTCCTGGGGCTATCAGGTCACCGGCTTCTACGCCCCGACCTCCCGGATGGGCACCCCCGACGACTTCCGCTTCCTCGTCGACGCCCTGCACCGGGCGGGCATCGGGGTGCTGGTGGACTGGGTGCCTGCGCACTTCCCGAAGGACGACTGGGCGCTGGCGGAGTTCGACGGCCGTTCGCTGTACGAGCACGAGGACCCGGCCAGGGCCGCGCATCCCGACTGGGGCACGCTCGAGTTCGACTACGGCCGCAAGGAGGTGCGCAACTTCCTGGTCGCCAACGCCACGTACTGGTGCGAGGAGTTCCATATCGACGGCCTGCGGGTGGACGCCGTCGCCTCGATGCTCTACCTCGACTACTCCCGCGAACACGGCGAGTGGACGCCGAACGAACACGGCGGCCGGGAGAACCTGGACGCCGTCGCCTTCCTCCAGGAGATGAACGCCACGGTCTACCGGCGGTGCCCCGGTGTCATCACGGTCGCCGAGGAGTCCACGGCCTGGGACGGCGTCACCCGGGCCACCCACCATGTCGGCCCCGGCGGCTTCGGCGGTCTCGGGTTCGGCCTGAAGTGGAACATGGGCTGGATGCACGACTCGCTGGGCTATGTCTCGCACGAGCCGGTGCACCGCAAGTTCCACCACAACGAGATGACGTTCTCGATGGTGTACGCGTACAGCGAGAACTATGTCCTGCCGATCTCGCACGACGAGGTGGTGCACGGCAAGCAGGCGCTGGTCAGCAAGATGCCGGGCGACTGGTGGCAGCAGCGCGCCAACCACCGCGCGTATCTCGGCTTCATGTGGGCGCACCCGGGCAAGCAGCTGCTCTTCATGGGCCAGGAGTTCGCCCAGGGCGCCGAGTGGTCGGAGGGCCACGGCCCGGACTGGTGGCTGCTGGATCCGTCGTACTCGGCGGAGGCGGACCACCGCGGGGTGCGGCATCTGGTCGGCGATCTGAACGCGGTGTACGGCGCGACCCCGGCCCTCTGGCAGCGGGACACCGAGCCCGAGGGCTTCGCATGGGTGGACGGCGACGCGGCCGAGGACAATGTCTTCGCCTTCCTCCGCTACGACGCCTCGGGCACGCCGCTGCTCGCCATCAGCCACTTCTCGCCGGTGGTCCGCCACGAGTACCGCCTCGGTGTACCGGACTCGGTCCAGGCCTGGACCGAGGTCCTGAACACGGACGCGGCACGCTACGGCGGCAGCGATGTTCTCAACCCGGACCCGCTGAAGCCGGAATCGGTCCCCTCGCACGGCCGCCGGGCGAGCATCCAGCTGACGCTGCCACCGCTGGCGACGCTCTGGCTGCGGCCCGCGTAG
- the treS gene encoding maltose alpha-D-glucosyltransferase — MIVNEPVHDLFEDTPAKDRDPDWFKRAVFYEVLVRSFQDSNGDGIGDLKGITAKLDYLQWLGVDCLWLPPFFKSPLRDGGYDVSDYTAVLPEFGDLADFVEFVDAAHQRGMRVIIDFVMNHTSDQHPWFQESRNDPEGPFADYYVWADDDKQFEDARIIFVDTETSNWTFDPVRKQYYFHRFFSHQPDLNYENPAVQEEIISALRFWLDLGIDGFRLDAVPYLYKEEGTNCENLPAAHTFLKHVRKVIDAHYPDTVLLAEANQWPEDVVDYFGDFPAGGDECHMAFHFPVMPRIFMAVRRESRYPVSEILAKTPAIPKNCQWGIFLRNHDELTLEMVTDEERDYMYAEYAKDPRMRANIGIRRRLAPLLDNDRNQIELFTALLLSLPGSPILYYGDEIGMGDNIWLGDRDAVRTPMQWTPDRNAGFSSCDPGRLYLPTIMDPVYGYQVTNVEAAMASPSSLLHWTRRMIEIRKQNHAFGLGSYTELPSSNPAVLAFLREYKDDLVLCVNNFSRFAQPTELDLRAFGGRHPVELIGGVRFPPIGQWPYLLTLAGHGFYWFRLRKDQAPT; from the coding sequence ATGATCGTCAATGAGCCCGTCCACGACCTGTTCGAGGACACCCCCGCCAAGGACCGCGATCCCGACTGGTTCAAGCGGGCCGTCTTCTACGAAGTCCTCGTGCGGTCCTTCCAGGACAGCAACGGCGACGGCATCGGCGACCTCAAGGGCATCACCGCCAAACTTGACTATCTGCAGTGGCTGGGGGTCGACTGCCTCTGGCTGCCGCCGTTCTTCAAGTCACCACTGAGGGACGGCGGTTACGACGTCTCCGACTACACCGCCGTGCTGCCCGAATTCGGCGATCTCGCCGACTTCGTGGAGTTCGTCGACGCCGCCCACCAGCGCGGTATGCGCGTCATCATCGACTTCGTCATGAACCACACGAGCGATCAGCACCCGTGGTTCCAGGAGTCCCGCAACGACCCGGAAGGGCCGTTCGCCGACTACTACGTCTGGGCCGACGACGACAAACAGTTCGAGGACGCCCGGATCATCTTCGTCGACACCGAGACGTCCAACTGGACCTTCGACCCGGTCCGCAAGCAGTACTACTTCCACCGTTTCTTCTCGCACCAGCCCGATCTCAACTACGAGAACCCGGCGGTGCAGGAGGAGATCATCTCGGCGCTGCGCTTCTGGCTGGACCTGGGCATCGACGGCTTCCGGCTGGACGCCGTGCCGTATCTGTACAAGGAGGAGGGCACCAACTGCGAGAACCTCCCCGCCGCCCACACCTTCCTCAAGCACGTACGGAAGGTGATCGACGCCCACTACCCGGACACCGTGCTCCTCGCCGAGGCCAATCAGTGGCCGGAGGACGTCGTCGACTACTTCGGCGACTTCCCGGCCGGCGGCGACGAATGCCACATGGCGTTCCACTTCCCCGTGATGCCGCGGATCTTCATGGCGGTGCGGCGCGAGTCGCGCTATCCGGTCTCGGAAATCCTCGCCAAGACCCCGGCGATCCCGAAGAACTGCCAGTGGGGCATCTTCCTGCGCAACCACGACGAGCTCACGCTCGAGATGGTCACGGACGAAGAGCGCGACTACATGTACGCGGAGTACGCCAAGGACCCGCGGATGCGTGCCAATATCGGCATCCGCCGGCGGCTCGCGCCCCTGCTCGACAACGACCGCAACCAGATCGAGCTGTTCACCGCGCTGCTGCTGTCGCTGCCGGGATCGCCGATCCTGTACTACGGCGACGAGATCGGGATGGGCGACAACATCTGGCTGGGCGACCGGGACGCCGTACGGACCCCGATGCAGTGGACGCCCGACCGGAACGCGGGCTTCTCCTCCTGCGACCCCGGCCGGCTCTATCTCCCCACGATCATGGATCCGGTCTACGGCTACCAGGTCACCAATGTCGAGGCGGCGATGGCCTCGCCGTCATCGCTGCTGCACTGGACCCGGCGGATGATCGAGATCCGCAAGCAGAACCACGCCTTCGGCCTCGGTTCGTACACCGAACTGCCCTCGTCGAATCCGGCCGTGCTCGCCTTCCTTCGCGAGTACAAGGACGATCTCGTGCTCTGCGTCAACAATTTCTCGCGTTTCGCGCAGCCCACCGAGCTCGATCTGCGGGCCTTCGGCGGCCGGCATCCGGTGGAGCTGATCGGCGGGGTGCGGTTCCCCCCCATCGGCCAGTGGCCCTACCTGCTGACTCTCGCCGGGCACGGCTTCTACTGGTTCCGGCTCAGGAAGGACCAGGCCCCGACCTGA
- a CDS encoding maltokinase N-terminal cap-like domain-containing protein, with the protein MSEAASTRTLVALLPSLAPLLHEWLPRQRWFAGKGRPVTGFSLVSATELLPLDGPGSGLLHLLVRVQQPGGGAQASNDCYQLLLGVRETLPPYLAPALIGRPAEGPLAGRTVYEGLHDPRLAELILERLRTPGSLGPLRFDRFDRGPAIPGGLAGRPLDVEQSNSSLVYGDAYILKLFRRVHPGPNPDLELPLALARAGCDRVPAPVAWYESTTPEPYTLGVLQPFLRGSQDGWLLALDSLAGGRSFTDEARALGRVTAEVHAALASELPTVMVRSPQTEQLAAAMSERLDAAAQAVPALQPYVPRLRAAFDALAAPGRGGDGWRAQRVHGDLHLGQTLRGAGSAGGHWSVIDFEGEPARPLTERRRPQPPVRDVAGMLRSFDYAARTHRPWNPSWAERCRTAYCEGYAEVSGADPRTEPELLRAYETDKAVYEVVYEARNRPDWLPVPMAAIDRLAALT; encoded by the coding sequence ATGTCGGAGGCTGCATCCACCCGGACTCTCGTCGCTCTTCTCCCGTCACTCGCCCCACTCCTGCACGAATGGCTGCCGCGGCAGCGCTGGTTCGCCGGCAAGGGCCGGCCGGTCACCGGCTTCTCGCTCGTCTCGGCGACCGAACTGCTGCCGCTGGACGGACCCGGCAGCGGGCTGCTGCATCTGCTCGTCCGGGTCCAGCAGCCGGGAGGGGGCGCCCAGGCTTCGAACGACTGCTATCAGCTCCTGCTCGGCGTGCGCGAGACCCTGCCGCCGTATCTCGCGCCCGCGCTGATCGGCCGTCCGGCGGAGGGTCCGCTGGCCGGACGGACGGTCTACGAAGGTCTGCACGATCCCCGGCTGGCCGAGCTGATCCTGGAGCGGCTGCGTACGCCCGGCTCGCTCGGGCCGCTGCGCTTCGACCGGTTCGACCGGGGCCCGGCCATCCCCGGCGGCCTCGCCGGGCGCCCGCTGGACGTCGAACAGTCCAACTCCTCGCTGGTGTACGGCGATGCGTACATCCTCAAGCTCTTCCGCCGGGTCCACCCCGGCCCCAACCCCGATCTGGAACTGCCGCTCGCGCTCGCCCGCGCGGGCTGCGACCGGGTGCCGGCGCCCGTCGCCTGGTACGAGTCGACCACGCCGGAGCCGTACACCCTCGGCGTGCTGCAGCCCTTCCTGCGCGGCTCGCAGGACGGCTGGCTGCTCGCGCTGGACTCACTGGCCGGCGGGCGCTCCTTCACCGACGAGGCCCGTGCGCTCGGCCGGGTGACCGCAGAGGTCCATGCGGCGCTGGCGAGCGAGCTGCCGACGGTGATGGTGCGCAGCCCGCAGACCGAGCAGCTGGCGGCCGCGATGTCGGAGCGGCTGGACGCGGCCGCACAGGCGGTGCCCGCCCTGCAGCCGTACGTGCCCCGGCTGCGCGCGGCCTTCGACGCGCTCGCCGCGCCGGGCCGGGGCGGCGACGGCTGGCGGGCCCAGCGCGTCCACGGAGATCTCCATCTGGGCCAGACGCTGCGCGGCGCCGGTTCCGCGGGCGGCCACTGGTCGGTCATCGACTTCGAGGGCGAGCCCGCGCGCCCGCTCACCGAACGGCGCAGGCCGCAGCCCCCGGTGCGGGATGTCGCCGGGATGCTCCGCTCGTTCGACTACGCGGCGCGCACGCACCGCCCGTGGAACCCTTCCTGGGCGGAGCGCTGCCGTACGGCGTACTGCGAGGGCTACGCCGAGGTCTCCGGCGCGGATCCGCGCACCGAACCCGAACTGCTGCGTGCGTACGAGACGGACAAGGCCGTGTACGAAGTCGTGTACGAGGCCAGGAACCGCCCCGACTGGCTGCCGGTTCCGATGGCGGCCATCGACCGACTGGCCGCCCTCACCTGA
- a CDS encoding HelD family protein — protein sequence MRQEQQFVSLAHERLDQLRAEAEAAMLFTIAQVSTGLQARVERDVGVAEHSASLAALNAADSGLCFGRIDRRDGVTHHIGRTGIRRDDLERTPLLIDWRAPAARPFYLATGYEPMGLRRRRHITTQGRTVTALHDEIMDLADTNRTGYESHDADEVLLAALNSARTGRMGDIVSTIQAEQDRIIRAPRRGVLVVEGGPGTGKTAVALHRAAYLLYANREQLAKRAVLIVGPNPAFLGYIGEVLPSLGETGVLLATVGELFPGVTATGTDSPAAAAVKGRADMAGVLAEAVRDRQEVPEKDAPIVIRHDDGELLLDWDMAVEARHKARETGLPHNLARPHFVFRIIDDLTTQLADRIGADPYGGPNFLGPDDIAQLGKGIAASAEVHAAIASLWPPLTPQGFLAGYLEDPTHLPEHEAELIRRTATAWTGTAWTGTAWTAADVPLLDEAAELLGEDDSAALAAAEAEQARQIAYAQGVLDVSYASRTYEFEDKHDDDSEVLAAHDIIDAERMAERQEEADHRSAAERAAADRTWAFGHIVVDEAQELSAMAWRLLMRRSPTRSMTLVGDPAQTGDLAGCDSWQEILAPYVGDRWELARLGVNYRTPAEIMEYASRRRRITDPAFEPPRSIRSTGVRPWELTMPLGEVARLAAAETPDEGRLAVIAPRELHAELAGLGQGDGPLDLSRPVVLIDPRQAKGLEFDTVLVVDPGRMSANDLYVALTRATQRLGVVHPGRGRPAAGSSSSTGRVRPSLPGD from the coding sequence ATGCGGCAGGAACAACAATTCGTCTCTCTCGCCCACGAGCGGCTCGACCAGCTCAGGGCCGAGGCCGAAGCCGCCATGCTCTTCACGATCGCGCAGGTCAGCACCGGTCTTCAGGCGCGAGTGGAGCGCGATGTCGGCGTGGCCGAGCACTCCGCCTCCCTCGCCGCGCTGAATGCCGCCGACTCCGGGCTCTGTTTCGGGCGTATCGACCGGCGCGACGGAGTCACGCACCACATCGGGCGTACGGGAATCCGGCGGGACGACCTGGAGCGGACTCCGCTGCTGATCGACTGGAGGGCTCCCGCCGCGCGGCCGTTTTATCTCGCGACCGGATATGAGCCGATGGGTTTGCGCCGGCGGAGGCACATCACCACCCAGGGGCGCACCGTCACCGCGCTGCACGACGAGATCATGGATCTCGCCGACACCAACCGCACCGGATACGAGTCGCACGACGCCGACGAGGTGCTGCTCGCCGCGCTGAACAGCGCCCGTACCGGTCGGATGGGCGACATCGTGTCGACCATCCAGGCCGAGCAGGACCGCATCATCCGCGCCCCGCGGCGCGGAGTGCTCGTCGTCGAGGGCGGGCCGGGGACCGGGAAGACCGCGGTCGCTCTGCACCGGGCCGCGTATCTGCTGTACGCGAACCGGGAGCAGTTGGCCAAGCGTGCCGTGCTGATCGTCGGACCCAACCCTGCCTTCCTGGGCTACATCGGCGAGGTGCTGCCCTCACTCGGTGAGACGGGCGTGCTGCTGGCGACGGTCGGCGAGCTGTTCCCCGGCGTTACGGCCACGGGCACGGACAGCCCCGCCGCCGCGGCCGTCAAGGGCCGGGCGGACATGGCCGGCGTACTGGCCGAGGCGGTACGGGACCGGCAGGAGGTGCCCGAGAAGGACGCGCCGATCGTCATCCGGCACGACGACGGGGAGCTGCTGCTCGACTGGGACATGGCCGTCGAGGCCCGGCACAAGGCCCGCGAGACCGGCCTGCCGCACAACCTGGCCCGCCCGCACTTCGTCTTCCGGATCATCGACGACCTGACCACCCAGCTCGCCGACCGGATCGGCGCGGACCCGTACGGCGGCCCGAACTTCCTCGGCCCCGACGACATCGCCCAGCTCGGCAAGGGCATCGCCGCGAGCGCCGAGGTGCACGCCGCGATCGCGTCGCTGTGGCCCCCGCTCACCCCGCAGGGGTTCCTCGCCGGGTACCTGGAAGACCCCACCCATCTGCCCGAGCACGAAGCCGAGTTGATCCGGCGCACCGCCACCGCCTGGACTGGCACCGCCTGGACCGGCACCGCGTGGACCGCCGCCGACGTGCCCCTCCTCGACGAGGCCGCCGAGCTCCTCGGCGAGGACGACTCCGCCGCCCTGGCCGCCGCCGAGGCCGAGCAGGCGCGGCAGATCGCCTACGCACAGGGCGTCCTCGACGTCTCGTACGCCTCCCGTACATACGAGTTCGAGGACAAGCACGACGACGATTCCGAGGTCCTCGCCGCGCACGACATCATCGACGCCGAGCGCATGGCCGAGCGGCAGGAGGAGGCCGACCACCGCAGCGCCGCCGAGCGTGCCGCCGCCGACCGGACGTGGGCCTTCGGGCACATCGTCGTCGACGAGGCGCAGGAGCTGTCGGCCATGGCCTGGCGGCTGCTGATGCGCCGCAGTCCGACCCGCTCGATGACCCTGGTCGGCGACCCGGCGCAGACCGGCGACCTGGCCGGGTGCGATTCCTGGCAGGAGATCCTCGCTCCGTACGTCGGCGACCGCTGGGAACTGGCCCGGCTCGGCGTCAACTACCGTACGCCTGCCGAGATCATGGAGTACGCGTCCCGGCGGCGCCGGATCACCGACCCCGCCTTCGAGCCGCCGCGCTCCATCCGGTCGACGGGGGTACGGCCCTGGGAGCTCACGATGCCGCTCGGAGAGGTGGCCCGGCTCGCCGCCGCCGAGACCCCGGACGAGGGCAGGCTCGCGGTGATCGCCCCGCGCGAGCTGCACGCCGAGCTCGCAGGGCTGGGACAGGGCGACGGTCCGCTGGATCTGTCCCGGCCCGTCGTCCTCATCGACCCCCGCCAGGCGAAGGGCCTCGAGTTCGACACCGTCCTCGTCGTCGACCCCGGCCGGATGAGCGCCAACGATCTCTATGTGGCGCTCACCCGGGCCACGCAGCGGCTCGGGGTGGTGCATCCGGGCCGGGGCCGTCCGGCAGCCGGTTCGTCCTCAAGCACCGGACGGGTCCGGCCGAGCCTGCCCGGCGATTGA